The DNA segment ATGAAGGAACTTGGTTTCTACTGTGgaaaaaagaattaaatgaaaaaaaaatcactttaaaaatatttactttccaTGTAAGGCTATACGTTAGTTGATTATTTCTTTCCCCATAAGAACTCTGAAGGGTAGGTCAGACCCAGCAGTAGCAGGATTCTGGAACCCAGCCTGTCGCTTTGCTGCTAAAGACAACTGTTCCCCTTGGAGTGgaatatggaagaagaagagttAGTGGGCCTTCGGTAGCTTACTATGCAAGGACTACGAGAAGTACCCCTTAGAGGTCAAGTCCTACAGGAGAGCACACACACTGGCTTCTGAAACTTAAAACGTGAAAGCAGAGCTCCTCTGACACCTACCTCCCTGTCGGTGACAGTCACTACTAAGAGGCCATAgctgtgtattgtgtatatgtgttcatatgtgcagtgtgtgcatcGCACATCAGTGCTTGCATAGACTTGTGTATATACGTGCCTAtgtgtacttatatgtatgtatgtgatcgTGCATACTCTATAGGAAAGGAAGCCAGGCTTTATAGTCAGCCACAGAGAGTTGCGAGAGAGTTCCTCTGAGAGTCAACATGGCAGGTATGAAAGACAGACTTTCCCCCTTGTCCTCTGAACTGAGTGAACTGGAGCAAGCTGAGGGAACAGTTGCTCAGAAGTAGTCGAAGGGACTTTTGTCACAAGAGGGTAGCCTAGGAAACTGCTTCAGATGAAGGCCTTATGCCTGACCCACTACAGAGTACCACTATGAGTCAGATCCTACAAACTGGTTAAAGACAGGAACTTGAGATGCAGGAGAGAGGGAACAGAGGGTGTGCATATCTGGGCAGGGGTGCACCGTGTCCAGAGTCAGGAGATGTCAAAGCGAAGCCTATGCTTCTATTTACCAGTTCTGTATCCTTAGGCGTGTTACTAGTAAAGCCCACTTCTTCTGATAAAAAATACGAATCACAGTCCCTATGTCACAAGGAAGATCCTTGTCAAAACTGCAATTAATTAGAATTGATGACTCTACCACACACACCGAGGGACACTGTGTCTGTTTTACTCGTAGCTATATACCTGTGGCCTTTAGTATCTGCCTAAAACGAGTGCTTATTAAGTGTTTACAGATAAGAACATGTTGCCATGGGTCTGATTTTGAGAGTATTTATGGACACATTGCcatgaagaagagaaagtgggagttCCCATAATGGAAGCTGCCTGGAGATGAGGAGGCTACAAAGTGGAAAGGCAGGAACAGGGGAGAAATGTGTCTGTCAGGACAGTGTTGGGGGTCCCAGGTGGTGTCCCGTCTCTGGAGGCTGTGACTGCACACAGTCTCTCTGTGTCCTACATGTTGACTTAGGACTTAGAAGAGTAATTGAGATAGTGTGAGCTCTGGGGACAGTGGAAAGACAAACAGCTATTACAGACCTTTTCTATATAGTGACCATGATCCAAAAGGAAAACCATCTGTGGGCCACCATCGTCTACATAAAAATCAGCAGCAAACACCAAGAAGGCAATAGACGGGATGAGTGTGGGGGAGTACTGTCGCTTATGATGGATGGTCATCCCAGTGCTTGCTGCTTGAGAGAGGACAGTACCTATTACTTGGGTATCTTCTTAAAGAGTCAGAAAGACATCAATGTTGAATTTTCCTAGTTAAGTATTCAGAATCCCAATCCCTCCGTTCCCCGGGCACCCATTATGGCCCTCGTTTCTTAGTATGTGAGTATGTGcgggtgtgtgttcatgtgtgtgcgggtgtgttcatgtgtgtgcgggtgtgtgttcatgtgtgtgcgggtgtgttcatgtgtgtgtgggtgtgtgttcatgtgtgtgtgggtgtgtgttcatgtgtgtgtgggtgtgtgttctgTATGTGCACTTGTAAACGCCAAACAACAGCCTCGATGTTATTTCTCAGACACATCCCCcgtctctcttctccccttttctCGAGACCAGTTTTTTCATTGGCCCGGAACTCACCGTGGAAACTGGGAGAGTCACTGGCCAGGGAGTCTGTGGGCTCTGCCTGTCCTCATCTTCTCAGCACTGGGAGTACAAGTGTGCGCTTGTAATACaagggattgttttgttttattttaatgtgggttctggggatcaaacccaagtcTAGCACCTACTGAGCTACTGCACacaaacctctgtgtgtgtgtgtgtgtgtgtgtgtgtgtgtgtgtgtgtgtgtatgtgtatgtgtgtgtgtttgtatgtttgtgtatgcgtgtgtgtttgtatgtgtgtgtgcatgtgtgtgtgtttgtatgtttgtgtatgtgtgtgtgtttgtatatgtgtgtattgtgggcatgcgtgtatgtttgtatgcttgtgtatgtgtgtgcgtgtgtgtgtactgcATCACAGTACAAgtgggaaggtcagaggacaacttcagaaAATTTGctccctccttctaccatgtgggtcctatggctggaactcaggttatcaggcttgacaGCGAGTGCTTTTCCCACTGAGTCGTCTCCCCTCACTCCTCTCATTTATATTACTATCCTAAcatatttaattaaaacataattacaagagacaggcggatttctgagttcgaggccagcctggtctacaaagtgagttccaggacagccagggctacacagagaaaccctgtctcgaaaaaaaccaaacaaaccaaaaccaaaaccataacTACAtcattcccccttccccttcctccttccaaaGGCTTCctacttctcctctctctctctctctctctctctctctctctctctctctctctctctcattcatggcttcttttcctATGTTAGTGttacatctatccatctatctctctctatcatctatctatctatctatctatctatctatctatctatctattatatatgtatacatatataactaCCTGCTGAATCTGTTTGGTGTTGTGTTACATACACAATTTCAGAACTGATCACTTGTTATTATATCACTAATCAGTGGGTtcatccctggggaagaccaTTTCTCCCCTACTCCAGCATTCCTTACTTGCCTGTATTTCTTTGTCTAGGGGTAGGACCCTGTGAAATTTCCCATTCCATATTAGCATGCTTATTGGGGTTGTTCTTCGGGTCTTGTTTAAGCAGCCACATTTTTGCAATATCatgtcatttctaggagacacaatttcCCAGCAGAtgtcctgatcctctggctcttacaatctttcaccTCTCTTCCACAAAGTGCaagagttgtgttgtagatgtttCCGGTTGTGGCTGGGCACCTCATGATCAGTTGTTGCTCTTtgtattttgaccagttgtggttttGTGTATTGGTCTTTATCTGTTGCAGACAAGCTTCTCTGATGAAAAGTGAGAGTTGCATTTATCAGGCAAAACCTGTTTGAGCGCTGACCTGGGGGTGTGGAGATAGCAGTGGGGGTTAAACCCAAgatagaaagacagggagaaagaaagaaagaaagaaagaaggaaagaaagaaagaaagaaagaaagaaagaaagaaagaaagaaaaggaaaagaaaggaaaggaaagaaaagaaaagaaaagaaaagaaggagggggaggggagaaaaaagaaagagagaaagaaagaaagaaagaaaggaaggaaggaaggaagaaacaaagaaagaaagagaaaagaaaaggagggggagaggagaaaaaagaaagagagaaagaaagaaagaaagaaaaagaaagaagagagggagggaaggagggaggaaagaaggaaggaaggaataagagagagagagagagaaagagagaaagagaaaaagaagaaaacaaacaagcaatccaTGCCTGCACTGTACAATCTGCCTTTAATAATTCTAATATCAGGAGTCACACTCCGTTCCAGACACAAGCCTCGCGCCCCACTaacacttttctctttccttccagtATGTGTCTAGTAGACGGGGGATCACTCAGAACTCCGCAGAGCAAGGTAGCTTCCACCCACATCATCTTCCCCACCACCATCGCCACCACTGTCACCACAACCACCTGTATCAGCATGCCCGTcctcaccacctccaccaccaggaGCCGGGGCTGCACAACTCTCAGGTGACACCCTGTATATGCCCGCTCTTCTCCTGCCAGTGGGAAGGCCACCTGGAGGTGGTGGTTCCTCACCTGCGGCAAATCCACAGGATTGACATCCTGCAAGGGGCGGAGATAGTCTTCCTGGCCACGGACATGCACCTCCCCGCGCCAGCCGACTGGATCATCATGCACTCCTGCCTGGGCCATCACTTCCTGCTGGTGCTCAGGAAACAGGAACGACATGAAGGGCACCCTCAGTTCTTTGCTACCATGATGCTGATTGGGACTCCCACTCAGGCCGACTGCTTCACTTATCGCCTGGAGCTCAACAGAAACCACAGGCGTCTCAAATGGGAGGCCACCCCGAGATCTGTCCTGGAGTGTGTGGACTCAGTCATCACCGATGGGGACTGCCTGGTTCTCAACACTTCACTGGCTCAGCTCTTCTCTGACAACGGCAGCCTCGCCATTGGAATCGCCATCACGGAGACGGACGTCGGAGCCAGGGATGCTGCAGAGATGTGAGACCAGGAGCCGCTGGATATCCTGTGCACCTTGGACCTCTAAACAGCAGGACCTTTTTATTACccgtcttctttcttttctttttttgtctcagGTAATTTGAGGTATTAGTATTCATCTGCCATGGGCATTATATTATGTAAACAACTGTGATTCAAGATCTTGGTGTGAAATCTGTCCTGTGTTGTTGGTAACGTTTTGTAGAGCATTCAGAAGAGTCTGCCAGAGTAGTTATTTTCCACCACTGTTAGTCCCTTTCTTCACTGCCGCCAAAGGGCAAGCACCACTGTTACCAAGAAGCCGAGCACTGGAGTTAAAGGAGGCTAGACTACCAAAAACATCTTCCATCTTCGGTCTGTTTCGAATAGAGCCTAACTTGTCATGGGTGAGGCAGCAAGTCTGGAGAGAAAAACCCAGACAGCTGCCATGAGTCCCTTTCCAGGAGCCTTGGGCTCAAGGATAAGCTGCAGGAGCATGAGACATTGCCTCCTCCACAGAGCGTGGAGTC comes from the Mus musculus strain C57BL/6J chromosome 14, GRCm38.p6 C57BL/6J genome and includes:
- the Siah3 gene encoding seven in absentia homolog 3, which gives rise to MLFFTQCFGAVLDLIHLRFQHYKAKRVFSAAGQLVCVVNPTHNLKYVSSRRGITQNSAEQGSFHPHHLPHHHRHHCHHNHLYQHARPHHLHHQEPGLHNSQVTPCICPLFSCQWEGHLEVVVPHLRQIHRIDILQGAEIVFLATDMHLPAPADWIIMHSCLGHHFLLVLRKQERHEGHPQFFATMMLIGTPTQADCFTYRLELNRNHRRLKWEATPRSVLECVDSVITDGDCLVLNTSLAQLFSDNGSLAIGIAITETDVGARDAAEM